The following proteins are encoded in a genomic region of Falsibacillus pallidus:
- a CDS encoding adenine phosphoribosyltransferase produces MDLKQYITIVPDWPKPGIKFKDITTLMDNGDAYRYATDQIVEYAREKDIDLVVGPEARGFIIGCPVAYSLGVGFAPVRKEGKLPRETVKVDYGLEYGKDVLTIHRDAIKPGQRVLITDDLLATGGTIEATIKLVEELGGVVAGIAFLIELTYLDGRNKLDDYDILTLMQF; encoded by the coding sequence ATGGATTTAAAACAATATATTACAATTGTTCCGGATTGGCCAAAACCAGGAATTAAATTTAAAGATATCACTACGTTGATGGACAACGGGGATGCATATAGATACGCAACCGATCAAATCGTTGAATATGCACGTGAAAAAGACATCGATTTGGTAGTGGGGCCTGAAGCACGCGGATTTATCATCGGCTGCCCTGTCGCTTATTCTCTTGGAGTCGGTTTCGCTCCTGTTCGTAAAGAAGGAAAGCTTCCAAGAGAAACAGTGAAAGTGGACTACGGCTTGGAGTATGGGAAAGATGTTTTAACAATCCACAGAGACGCAATCAAACCGGGACAGCGCGTCCTTATTACCGATGACCTGCTTGCAACTGGTGGAACCATCGAAGCTACTATCAAATTGGTTGAAGAACTAGGCGGAGTTGTGGCTGGAATCGCTTTCTTGATTGAATTGACTTATTTGGATGGCCGCAATAAATTAGATGATTACGATATTTTGACTCTAATGCAGTTTTAA